A single Kribbella aluminosa DNA region contains:
- a CDS encoding acyl-CoA dehydrogenase family protein, whose amino-acid sequence MTDITTSPTATNPAPEPGSTPGAVSGVGAGSGAGVGAGVGAGAPTLEEALSGFRAVFERLAEGAGERDLTRTHPFELVRELADAGFGRLRVPVEYGGYGVDLPTLFDLLAEAGQADSNVPQILRGHFSAVEILRTSDDHEGAGYWLRRIAEGAVFGNAQSEPPGPAQAGESGGVDPVRTGTGFEISTRLHRVGGQLVVSGTKFYSTGSLYADYIRVAVLDEDGQRAFAVVPARHEGVVHADDWDGIGQRLTGSGTTYFEAVPIAEHGRLGLVREALRSLPAFFQIVHLANLAGIARSLREETIALLRSRQRTGLHALSTEATSDPEVLGVIGSLHARSLTADTLLRHAAEGLEAANAAGTREAYAANFADVSAAQIAIIEAVLDAATIAFNAGGSSAVRERTHLDRHWRNARTLASHNPVIYKPRVIGAYLVNGTPPDSSFDRVLVDRKDLNP is encoded by the coding sequence ATGACCGACATCACCACATCACCGACCGCAACGAACCCAGCCCCCGAGCCCGGATCTACGCCCGGAGCTGTGTCCGGAGTCGGGGCGGGATCCGGGGCGGGAGTAGGCGCTGGCGTTGGTGCGGGGGCGCCGACTCTGGAGGAGGCGCTGTCTGGCTTCCGGGCTGTCTTCGAGCGGTTGGCGGAGGGCGCGGGGGAGCGCGACCTCACCCGGACGCATCCGTTCGAGCTGGTACGTGAGCTCGCGGACGCGGGGTTCGGGCGGCTGCGGGTGCCGGTCGAGTACGGCGGGTACGGCGTCGATCTGCCCACGCTGTTCGATCTCCTGGCCGAGGCAGGTCAGGCCGACTCGAACGTGCCGCAGATCCTCCGCGGGCACTTCTCGGCGGTCGAGATCCTGCGAACCAGCGACGACCACGAGGGCGCCGGCTACTGGCTCCGCCGGATCGCGGAGGGAGCCGTCTTCGGCAACGCCCAGTCGGAACCTCCAGGCCCCGCTCAAGCCGGGGAGTCCGGGGGAGTCGATCCCGTTCGGACGGGTACGGGATTCGAGATCTCGACTCGACTGCATCGGGTTGGTGGGCAACTGGTTGTCTCTGGCACCAAGTTCTACTCGACCGGGTCACTGTACGCGGACTACATCCGGGTCGCGGTGCTCGACGAGGACGGGCAGCGGGCGTTCGCCGTCGTACCGGCGCGCCACGAAGGTGTCGTGCACGCCGACGACTGGGACGGCATCGGGCAGCGCCTGACCGGCAGCGGTACGACGTACTTCGAGGCCGTGCCGATCGCCGAGCACGGGCGTCTGGGCCTGGTCCGCGAGGCGCTGCGTTCGTTGCCTGCGTTCTTCCAGATCGTCCATCTGGCCAACCTGGCGGGAATTGCCCGCAGCCTCCGCGAGGAGACGATCGCGCTGCTGCGCTCCCGGCAACGGACGGGTCTGCACGCGCTGTCGACCGAGGCGACGTCGGATCCCGAGGTCCTCGGTGTCATCGGCTCCTTGCACGCGCGCTCGCTGACCGCCGATACGCTGCTCCGCCACGCCGCGGAGGGGCTGGAGGCGGCCAATGCCGCAGGCACTCGCGAGGCGTACGCCGCCAACTTCGCCGACGTGTCCGCCGCGCAGATCGCGATCATCGAGGCCGTCCTGGATGCGGCCACCATCGCGTTCAACGCGGGCGGCTCGTCGGCCGTCCGCGAGCGGACCCACCTCGACCGGCACTGGCGCAACGCTCGAACTCTCGCCTCGCACAACCCGGTCATCTACAAGCCCCGGGTGATCGGGGCGTACCTCGTCAACGGCACGCCGCCGGACAGCTCGTTCGACCGCGTGCTCGTCGATCGGAAGGACCTCAACCCATGA